One genomic region from Mytilus trossulus isolate FHL-02 chromosome 9, PNRI_Mtr1.1.1.hap1, whole genome shotgun sequence encodes:
- the LOC134684673 gene encoding uncharacterized protein LOC134684673, with the protein MASETTACGICDSLHISKPSTAWCFECNEGLCEECKEHHALNKASKYHGIIQVNEFQKLSLSVLQNAASCKLHGERYQVYCHKHECSCCTKCLIGDHMNCTDLTDINDVVCKIKSSNMMLEIENSLQELSKHLKMIQKNRRGNLSSFTLYRQNIEKKIQISRHTINKHLDCLESELLKELTKIENEERKKISQILASVERKEKEIDELQTSFSITKQHASDLQTFLVSKQIEHELIETDSSIHSMQEYNELSDVIISLQSDEIVEGVNRNISKIGELVAHTSPCDMLLVRQKSKQAQANVTAVIRRRPVHQYETVELENDSCFIVTVKPGKDAMKFGLNGQYRLRITPSGFILEDIENMISKCYWPYKVVRNYAKFKTGKEFEITVGRKNILGVGTVLFSCCSRDDLDEMFRLLPGINP; encoded by the exons ATGGCAAGTGAAACAACTGCATGCGGCATTTGCGATTCCTTGCATATAAGTAAACCTTCAACAGCATGGTGTTTTGAATGTAATGAAGGACTCTGTGAGGAATGTAAAGAACACCATGCCCTGAACAAAGCTTCGAAATATCATGGAATTATACAGGTTAACGAATTTCAAAAGTTATCTTTAAGTGTCCTTCAAAATGCAGCATCCTGCAAATTACATGGTGAAAGATATCAAGTTTATTGTCATAAACACGAATGTTCTTGTTGTACAAAGTGTCTTATAGGGGACCATATGAACTGTACAGATCTGACGGATATAAACGATGTCGtttgcaaaataaaatcatcaaacATGATGTTAGAAATCGAAAATTCTTTGCAAGAACTttctaaacatttaaaaatgattCAAAAGAATCGTAGAGGAAATTTGTCATCTTTCACGCTATATAGACAGAATATTGAGAAGAAAATTCAGATATCTAGACATACAATTAATAAACATCTTGATTGTCTTGAAAGTGAATTATTAAAGGAactaacaaaaattgaaaatgaagaaagaaaaaaaattagccAAATTTTGGCATCTGTAGAGCGGAAAGAAAAGGAGATAGATGAACTTCAAACGAGCTTTTCAATAACAAAGCAGCATGCATCCGACCTACAAACTTTCCTTGTCAGTAAACAGATTGAACATGAATTGATTGAAACCGACAGTAGCATACACTCTATGCAGGAATACAATGAACTATCAGATGTCATCATCTCTTTACAATCTGACGAAATAGTAGAAGGTGTAAACAGAAATATTAGTAAAATTGGAGAACTCGTTGCGCATACTAGTCCATGTGACATGTTATTAGTGAGACAGAAAAGTAAACAGGCACAGGCCAATGTGACTGCTGTTATCAGACGCAGACCTGTCCATCAATATGAAACGGTGGAACTTGAAAATG ATTCTTGTTTTATTGTCACGGTGAAACCTGGGAAAGATGCCATGAAATTTGGATTAAATGGGCAATACAGACTGCGGATTACACCAAGTGGTTTTATATTAGAAGACATTGAGAACATGATTTCCAAATGTTATTGGCCATATAAAGTAGTGCGAAACTATGCGAAATTTAAGACCGGAAAAGAATTTGAAATCACTGTAGGGAGAAAGAATATTTTAGGTGTTGGTACTGTCTTGTTTTCGTGTTGTTCAAGAGATGACCTAGATGAAATGTTCCGCCTCTTACCTGGGATAAATCCATGA
- the LOC134683015 gene encoding ER degradation-enhancing alpha-mannosidase-like protein 2 → MSAPMKCRYVAVIIVFVALFELTCSHLGKAYSKDDILKYRGKVEKMFHHAYDGYIKYAYPYDELRPLTCDGHDTWGSYSLTLIDALDTLAIMGNYSEFQRVAKLVSNMINFDIDINASVFETNIRILGGLLSAHLLYKKTGMELEPGWPCSGPLLRLAEDVARRILPAFDTQTGMPYGTVNLRHGVPKGETTVTCTAGVGTFLIEFGTLSRLTGDPVFEKVAMRALRALWNVRSPIGMVGNHVDVKTGKWTALDFGIGGGIDSYFEYLVKGGIMFNIPELLDNFHEYHAAVKKYIKRDDWYMWANMNKGGITLPMFTSLDAYWPGILSMLGDNDQAMKTLHNFHQVWKQYGFTPEYYNIPKNEAHKGREGYPLRPELIESVMYLYRATKDPFLLDIGVDIIEAIEQSTKTKCGYATVKDVNNHLLENRMESFFLAETTKYLYLLFDPDNFIHNNGSSGTVIQTPNGECVIDAGGYFFTTEAHPIDSAAVYCCSAAKKEDDAILQGMHDNLDLLSLLDILDSTETIIGEKLILKKKKEEKSQKLKGETGIIDEFGKIVEKNENLNENKNKENVIIRDEKDESIYMKNDNKKKENGEKRDIKDENVPKKNNNMDVRKDNFDNKKESLDSVTSDNVSSKNSSIQVNIDLKSPELTKSEKLQSKHSQSESTDNQSKNSNTAIKELAILPKQVKQTSQTNLNSLVQLLSLLSGKEITADKKDTEWVPDVNHLYQVMQMYSNVYKVKPELMMCKAQPFHMRWSVNGEMFEEE, encoded by the exons TGGCTACATAAAATATGCTTATCCCTATGATGAACTTCGACCTTTGACTTGTGATGGTCATGACACATGGGGAAG TTATTCCTTGACACTGATAGATGCTTTAGATACTCTAGCCATCATGGGAAACTACTCTGAATTTCAACGTGTTGCCAAGCTAGTATCTAACATGATCAACTTTGATATAGACATCAATGCTTCTGTATTTGAAACTAATATCAGAA TTTTAGGTGGATTACTGTCTGCTCATTTATTGTACAAGAAAACAGGAATGGAGTTAGAACCAGGATGGCCATGTTCAGGACCTTTGTTGAGGTTAGCTGAAGATGTAGCAAGGAGAATTCTTCCtg CTTTTGATACACAGACTGGCATGCCCTATGGAACAGTTAACCTAAGACATGGTGTACCTAAAGGGGAGACAACTGTTACATGTACTGCTGGTGTGGGAACATTTCTAATTGAATTTGGAACACTTAGTCGTCTCACTGGAGATCCTGTTTTTGAAAAAGTTGCCATGAGAGCACTCAGAGCTCTTTGGAATGTTCGCTCTCCAATTGGAATG GTGGGAAACCATGTTGATGTAAAGACAGGAAAATGGACTGCTCTTGATTTTGGTATTGGTGGCGGAATAGATtcatactttgaatatttgGTCAAAGGAGGCATCATGTTTAACATTCCTGAACTCTTAGATAATTTTCATG aatacCATGCAGCTGTAAAGAAATACATAAAGAGAGATGACTGGTATATGTGGGCAAACATGAataaagggggaataactctacCTATGTTTACATCTCTAGATGCATATTGGCCTGGAATACtg agtaTGCTTGGTGATAATGATCAAGCAATGAAGACATTACATAATTTCCATCAGGTTTGGAAACAGTATGGATTTACTCCAGAATATTATAATATTCCTAAAAATGAGGCTCACAAAGGGAGAGAAGGATACCCTCTTAGACCAG AGTTGATAGAAAGTGTGATGTACCTGTATAGAGCAACAAAGGATCCTTTTCTACTGGATATAGGTGTAGATATTATAGAGGCTATAGAACAATCTACTAAAACTAAGTGTGGATATGCTACA gttAAAGATGTCAATAACCACCTTCTTGAAAACAGGATGGAAAGTTTTTTTCTGGCGGAGACAACCAAATATTTGTATCTTCTCTTTGACCCAGATAATTTCATTCACAATAACGGTAGCTCAGGAACCGTTATACAGACCCCCAACGGAGAGTGTGTAATTGATGCAGGAGGATATTTCTTCACCACAGAAGCTCATCCAATAGATTCTGCTGCTGTGTATTGTTGTAGTGCTgctaaaaaagaagatgatgcAATACTTCAGGGAATGCATGATAATTTAGATCTTTTGTCCTTGTTGGATATCCTCGATTCAACAGAAACAATAATAGGAGAAAagttaattttaaagaaaaagaaagaagaaaaaagtcaaaaattaaAAGGAGAAACAGGAATTATTGATGAGTTCGGGaaaatagttgaaaaaaatgaaaatttaaatgagaataagaataaagaaaatgtaataataaGAGATGAGAAAGATGAaagtatttatatgaaaaatgatAACAAGAAGAAAGAAAATGGAGAGAAAAGagatataaaagatgaaaatgtTCCAAAGAAGAATAATAATATGGATGTTAGAAAAgataattttgacaataaaaaagaaagtttaGACAGTGTAACATCGGATAATGTTAGTAGCAAAAATAGTTCAATTCAAGTGAACATTGATCTAAAAAGTCCAGAATTGACTAAAAGTGAAAAATTGCAATCAAAACATTCACAAAGTGAAAGTACTGATAATCAGTCTAAAAATAGTAACACTGCCATTAAAGAATTAGCAATATTACCAAAACAGGTGAAACAGACATCTCAGACAAATTTAAATTCATTAGTGCAACTTTTAAGTTTATTGTCAGGTAAAGAAATAACAGCAGATAAAAAAGATACTGAGTGGGTACCAGATGTGAATCACTTATACCAAGTCATGCAAATGTATTCTAATGTTTATAAAGTCAAACCTGAACTTATGATGTGTAAGGCTCAACCTTTTCACATGAGATGGTCTGTAAATGGGGAGATGTTTGAGGAGGAATAA